The window GAGCAATTTATATGAAATGGGTCATGTAATATTCTAATCTAATAATATAATCAGGGTCGAAGCTACTAAGGGACATGAGGAAGATGAATTGTTCTTTGTGAAGAAGTTGAGTTAAATCTCACGTCGTCGTCTTCTGATTCTaacattttgttattttatcttTGTAGTTTAATGAAATGATTATTTGATTCTTTCTATTAAATTTAATaggtttttcagttttttgaagATTACTTTAATTTCTCATATAATGAATTCAACCTTTTTTTCTGTACGTATATGAAAGGTCTCACGTAGAATTCTGACTCAGCCACTAAATATAGTATATATTGAAAAACTTACatatatcattattttattgaaaCGAAACGACACAAAAATTGGCTTCGTTAAAAAGCCAATTCCATATAAGTCATTATACAAGTAGACACGATATTGAAagagtttccttagcatttctcttcttTGATCCTCAAACAAGAAAAACTCTTTTGTATACGGATATCACCAGAAggtacacctaaaaatccaCGTGGACAAACGCTAGTTGTTGATCAGTGTAGTCAGTGTACCCAATTCCACCCAATCACTCACTCCCACCATACCCGCGTTggacagaaagagagagaaagaaacagaggagagagaggtaCGTAACTGTCGAAAGAAGATTCAGAGAAAGTCCGAGgaaacctctccgtctccttcctCCTTCCGAGAGGAGAACGGGCacttcattcattcatttggAACGCCATTTGACCATAAAAAAACATCATATGTTTTTGCTAAATTCCAAATCTTTGGTGCCCGTTCTCCTCTCTGACCCaaatccaattccaattcctgGTGGGGTTTTCAATTCCCTCTTCGATTCCTTTTCCTCCACTTCCGGTTCAAACAAAACCCACAAATCTGATTCCTTTTTTGCAACCAAAGGCTGCGGCTTTCGATTGGAGGGAATTTTGGGTCGGTTACCAGAGGAGAAACCTTTGATGGGTTGTGTGTGATTTTCGATTTCGTTCATGTTTTGTGAGTGTTTGATTTTAGGAGTTTTCGATAGTTTTCGGGTCGGTTTTTATATGGGTGTTTGATGGGTTTGTGATTGATTTACTTGAGCATTGCTGTAATAATTGGAGAATTTGAGTGTTTCCGTGGTGTGGTTGCTCGgtcagattggtgtccttgaatgtATCTTGCTATCAGTGCGGTGGAGGATCGGCTTCTGAGTGTGCCCGACTCGAATCTGGGTGTTCTCAGGCCATTTTACCTGCCCATTGAGCAAAAGGCCGTCAATTTTTGTTTTCCGAGAGATAGATGGGATAAGGAGTTCTTCAAGTTGCAGAGCGGATAATAAATTACTTGTCGAATTTACGAAAAGTTTTGGCTTTGGTGGTCGTTTTGTTTCGAGAAATTTGAGATGGGTTCGACGCAGAGATCTACCTTGTCAACAAATGTGGCGGAATTGGTTGATGCTTCGCAATCAGCCCGCCAAGAGGTTTCGTACATTGGTAGTATGCCGGTTTATGTTAGGGAGTTGATTGCCGGAGGCGCTGCTGGAGGATTCGCGAAGACTGCGGTTGCGCCGCTGGAAAGGACCAAGATACTCTTGCAGGTGAGGCATTTAACAAGCTCCATTTTTCTAGGCTAATTAGTTGTATATAGTGAATGGATGTTTGAGGAATATTTTCATTGTGAATGATTCTGCTCGGATATGTTTCTATTGCCATTTTCATTGCGCTAGGCAGCTCGTTGTTATGTGCTCAGTTTCTGCATTTGTTTTCATGTACTTATAGACAAGAACAGAGTTCCGTTCTCTCGGAGTGTGTCAATCTCTGAAGAAGTTATTTCAGCATGAAGGTGTTCGAGGATTCTACAAGTATGTTGGATGTGAACAGTCAATTTTTAAGTTTCGTTATCAAACTTTATATATGTCGCCATAACAATTATTCTTGAACTTTCTTGTCTGTTTTTTTTCAGAGGAAATGGAGCTAGTGTCGTTCGAATTATTCCCTATGCAGCCTTACATTACATGACATATGAGCAGTACAGGTGTTGGATCTTGAACAATTATTCTGCTTTAGGTTCAGGGCCTCATATTGATCTTTTAGCCGGTGCAGCAGCTGGAGGGACAGCCGTTTTATGCACGTACCCCTTGGACCTTGCTCGCACCAAACTTGCTTATCAGGTCAGTATCTTGCATGTATCTTGTCGGTACCTTTTATAtcaaatcaatttttgtaattGTTCATTGATTCGTTGTTTAATCGCATTGTTATGATTTGTTTAGGTTGTTAATACTAGAGGCAACTTTGATTATGGTATGAAAGGCGCACATGCTCAAGTTGCTTATAAGGGCATAAAGGACGTGCTTTCAAGTGTTTACAAGGAGGGGGGCTTGCGTGGGCTTTATCGAGGTGTAGGTATGTATCTCATAGCCGAGTGTTCTGCTAAGACTTTTACTGATATGAAGTGCCGTTTGTTCTTACGTTATGCAATATATGGTCAAGCTAATGTTAACCTGGAGCCACTTTTGCTTGATCAGGCCCAACACTCACCGGAATACTCCCTTATGCTGGTTTAAAGTTCTATATATATGAGGAACTTAAACTCCATGTTCCTGAAGAGTATGAAAGGTCCATTGTGATGCGTCTTTCCTGTGGAGCTTTGGCCGGGTTATTTGGGCAAACTCTCACATACCCCTTGGATGTTGTTAGGAGGCAAATGCAGGTATTGCTTTGTCAATATTATCATAATTTTGTTAAGCGTTGGTTCGTGTTGctattttctgcttttttatGTTAGATGTTTGCTTGGAACTGAACTTTGTTGCAGTAAAAAGCATGGGGTCAAGGTTATATGACATTATAATTTGGATTACAGGTTGAGAATTTGCGGTCTTCAGATCATGGCGGTGTTAGGTACAGAAACACAATGGCGGGTCTTAAATATATCATCCGAAACCAAGGATGGAAAAAGTTGTTTTCAGGCCTCTGTGTCAAATTAATAGACTGAATTTCAGACACGATTGAGTGTGTGTATTTGCAAGGATAAGCTCGTGTTTCTGGGGCCCTGCTGATACTTCGAGTAGGTTTCCTTCTTTACGCATTTCTTAAAGGTCGAGTCTACAGAGTTTTGGCCATGATCGTCTTGCTAACGAAAGATTTTTACTGTGTTCTCAGATCGTTCCTTCTGTGGCAATCGGTTTCACTGCATACGACACGATGAAGGTTTGGCTCCACATTCCGCCCCATCGGAAGTCCAGTCAATAACTGCTGCTGCATGACTGGAAATTCAGAATGTGTTAACTTACAAATTCCACCCAATAGTTAGAATTTGATGCTAATACATACATTGTATCTCTCTTAATAACAAGAGATGATTGTGCCATCgttattgaaaattaaatttctacATATGCTTTTCTTTcactcttttatttatttaattttgggaTAAATCCGAGGTACAATTTTTTGTCACCTAACTTTTGACAAATCTTTTGGTGGAGCCTACTCTATAATGTATTTTCACAATCTGAACCGTTTTATCTTTTAGAATAGCATTAATAAattatccttgcaaaaaattagataaatccaaaactattaaaacattcatttgtagtgaaaaaAATGGACATACGTTTCTGCAAAGAAATCCTAAACCCTTAATATAACGGTCATATGGTTCTagatttttgtgatttttggtagacatgattcttgaggtaaaattaaaaaatagacggtttggatcgttgaaatacattacaaaataaGTTTTACAAAAACATATAtcaaaaattgtataaaaaaaatagtattatgAATCCGttcattatatttttaattttttttatttctggtTGATAGGCAGGAACTGGGAATATCTTTTTAAATCTGGTTGATAGGTATGAATTGGGCCACAAAACCCACCCCTCTTTTTCAAAGGAAATAAGctaaattaaagaacaaaaccTCGAGGGCTACCAATACAAAAAGCATCGTACAACACCTACTTAGCAGGATAGGGAGAGGGACAAACCCACACAACTCAACTTGTGTGTCTCCTTGTGTTTGTTTTACGgatgctaaaaagaaaaaataaacttCACAATAGATgtgttgaaaacttgaaatgTCACATGAGGAATTTTAGGAGCACCAAACTTTATGGTGTAAAATTATATGTAATTCAGTAGGTTAAGAGTATTTATTTCTACACATTTAATCAGATGCCTTTCTTCTACGTAGTCAACTTTCCATTCCTTGTCCTGTGTGGACTCTCGCTTCATCAAGGTTGACTTTCCATCAACTAACATCGATTGTATATATCTCAATTAAATGAAAGAAatgaaatgctaaggagactctcaaaTCGAGACTCTCTATGAATTCTATTGtgcaaaaaacatgagatgTCAGAGAGATTATAGAGAGTCCTACTTAatagagtctccttagcatttctcataaaCGAAAATAGGTTGAATAAGTGATTGCAAAAATCAATCAGTGAGGCTCAAAGGTTATTTCCTTGCATCTCAGTACAAAGAGAAAATAGGTTGATTAATGATTGGAAAAGTCAATTAGTGAAGCTCAAAAGGCTATTTCCTTGCATCTCAGTACGACCAACTTTTACTTTTGCATGTAAGATCTGAGCTTAATCTTGACCGCATGAATCATTATGCTTGATGGTTGTAGTtaattgaagtgttttttttttacaagcaaTAATCCACTCTAACTTTATCTAAACTACGGGAAGGGAGATTCAAACTTGGCTGCAAAGTGGTCTGCATTAGGCCTCGAATTTTGATTGAAGTTGTTTGTGTTTCCGTTCATGTAAGGTAGAGAGCTTAATCGATTCTTGTACAACTATTATTTACAgtaattaacatttaattagCTGATTTATTCATTCTGTAATGGTTCATGTTGTTATGTGATCCATTATTATGCTTGATGGGTCTGATAAAATAAGTTTAATAATTGCTAGGTCGATAAGCTTCATAAACTTGGGACTTTGCAGAGCCAAAATTTGAAGCATTTGATCATACATTTGAAAATTCAGGCTCAGCCTCTTTGATGGATAGAAATCGCGAAACAGTGCGGATTAGTGAGCTCGATGCTGCAGCAATTCAGAAAGTCTGTAGGAGTCACCGGATCAGACGTAACCTTTCGGATTCTGTGGATCTGGTTGAGGAACTATGGTTGGTTTGTACCATAAAAGTTCGAATTTTTTCTGTGGTGCACAATTAATTAATCGtttgttattttattgtatttgtgCAACAGTGGTAGGTGCAATGACTTAGGCGTTGCAGCTCTGGAACGAAGCTCAGAGTCCTTAAATATTGAGAAGCAGGAAACTGCTGTGTCACGGTGGCAAGCGGGCTAGGACAAGGGCTGCCAAGGTACTTTGTTGATATGAACAAGATTTCTGAGATATGCTCGACGCAGATTTCCAATTTAAGAGCAAAACTTTTGTTGTGTTTGTAGATAGGGAAGGGTTTGAGCAAGGATGACAGGGCTCAGAAACTAGCTCTGCAACTCTGGCTTGAAGCTGTGAATCTGTGTGCTTCTAATTCAAATCTCTTTAGCTCATCTATTAAATTCGTAGGTTTGGTTCTTGTATTGTGCAAACCTGTTAGAGTTACTTAAGAAACTGAAAATTAATGAACATGCCGTACTTCATTACTCCATTTTGTTAACAGATTGATCCACGTCATCGGTATGGACGCAATTTGCACTACTACTACGACCACTGGTTTGGGACCAGCAGCACCTAGCCTTTCTTCTACTGGTAAGTATGCGTGTGATATGCTTGAGGAAAATCTTTTTCCATGATACATTTTTAGTAACATTAGCTTATTCTTATATTAACTTTATTCTTTCGTCACCCGAACTGAAGGTTGGATGTTGGTGATGGTAAGGACATAGATCTGAAGCAGTGCCCGAGGGATCTTCTACGACGGGAGTGCATCATATATCTTGGACCAGTAAGGACACTGGACGCATTACCTCAATGATCATGTTAAATTTCCTACACAAACATAATTGCAAGCTAAAGTAGGCCTGCCTTGGGTAAGAATTAGATTCATTTTCGATTGCAGAAAGAGCGGGAGGcgtttgaagtgattgtggagaATGGGAAACTTGTGCACAGCAAACTGGGATGCTTGTTAGTACAGATGAAGGGTCAAAGTGGATTTTTCTTTTCAGCCCATCAAGAAGTTTATACGtggggaagaaaaagaagggtaTTTTTAAGCACTCAAGTTTCCTATCCGGAGGGGCTGTAACAGCAGCTGGAAGACTAGTTGCCCACAACGGGGTTCTTGAAGTATGCATTATGTTTTACTCAAACACTGGttttaattcctttttcagTTCATTTTTTTGAGCTATGTCTCGACATCGTTTTGATTATACAGGCTATATGGCCACACACTACTTGCTATCGCCCGTCTGAAGATAGTAAAGAATTCCTTAGCTTCTTGAGGGACACCAAGTAGACCTAACCAATGTCAAATCATCAGACCTCATTAGCTACGGGGATCAGGCGCACCAATTATACAACCGAACCATTATAGAATCACCAAAGCTCACACTAGACAGCCATGTAAGTTGTCTACCAGTCCCTTCACCACGAACAAGCCCAAAGATCTGGCCTTTTTCGTGCATCAAGTTTATATTATACTTGATGTATTTCTATTCTCTTTTGTAGGTTATATCAGGAGAGTGGACCTTTTTAATCACCGGCCTCTGCCTAGAGATTTTGTCGATTTCTTTTGATCAAGCTGCCTCCCCAAGTAAGCCCCAATATGCACTATTTGGTATGATATTGGCTGTTGCAGCTCTACTCATTTGCATCTGGGAGCTCGTTTACAAGGGTAAAAAGGAAGGAGTTGTATTGCGGCGGTGGGGAAAGTACTTGTGGTGGTTTTATTATCCGCATTCCACCCAGCtttttgaaactcttccagatTTTTATGGATTAATTGGTAGCACTTTGCAGTGTTTTTGCTCGACGATTCAATATGTTTGGTTCTCTCATCATGCTGACAATCCCATCAAAGTTTCCCTTTGGCCTGCAATATTTCTTGTATGCTGGGTGCCAAAAGGTTAGCTGAGAATCAAAATGAGAGCAATGGACGCAGAGATTAGACAAGGACTAATTGTGATTGAGCGAGCAGATTAAAAAGGTTCCTGATGGTTGAACCTATGACTCTACGAGTAAACATGGGCATTCAAGTTATAACGCCAATTCGTCTCAGTTATGTGATGGCTTGTACGTTGATTCTTATGCATGCTACTTTTAGTTTGTAGTATAATTAGTTTTGCTTCAAATTTACGGCAAAATGATGATAGCGGTCTGTAATTATACAAACTTATGTTGCAGCTTTTACCTTATACATAGATTTGACGTGATTAATCTTTGCTGATAATTTAATCTGCAAAACATTCCGGGATCTCGAAACTTTCTTTGATTGTAACATTTAGATTTTCTGGTTAAACCTTGTTGTTGTACTGTTAGGTACAGTAGCACACTGGAAGGACAGATTTATTCCACCGGAGTTATAACGGGCTTGTTTTTTGTCAATTCTGGACTGAGAGTGTGTGCGCGTGTGTATTCAATCAAATTTCTACTTGTCCAATCAAAGAATGCTGACCAAAACAATGACTCTTTTGCATCATTGGGATTGATGTTTTAGAAGGCAAAGGCGTAAAAGAGGTGTTTCATGAATAGCCCCGTCTAGACGAAAGCCTTGAGACGTGAGGTGCCTCACAGAACTTATGATTTTtagtatatattgtatataattACTTTTTCTTGTTGACCAATCACatttttaagtaaaaaataatataaggtTACAAGATGTTTTTATAAAGGGaaaattttttaaatgtcatatgaacttgtatacattttcaatttgtcatataaactaaaattttaagtaatTTGTCATATCAACTTTCccaaatcattaatttgtcatctcacccTAACTCTGTTATGTTTTTCATCCAGTATAAGTCATGTGCAGGGTTATTTCAGTCATTTTAGCATTtttcacaagtttttttttgcttttccttagtacaaacacttaaattttgttttagtgGGTATTCACAAAGATCGGTGTGAACAAAATCTCTGAGAACAAGTATAGCATAGTAGCAGCCTCTTTTGTGGCTTTAGAAAACCTAGAGTTTTTTGTGGAATACAACTGAATAAAAGGGAAGTAAAGTGTTAGAATGACCCAAACACCCTAAACACAAGTCATGTGTAAGACACATGTCGCACTAGGGGTGGGTAAATGGGTCCTGGTGTGATACCTCATCCTTAATTTAGCTTTTTTGTAGTATTATATGGTGTGAttttaccaaaatgcccttgTGGCAAGAATGTTAACTTTTGTTGACCACTTCGTCAAAATGTGCATGACTAATTTTCTTAGTTTATTCTTATCGTACTCATCGACATGAACGCATGGGCGCGAACGGATTTGAATTTGGAGTTATCACGAAGATTTTATGTTACAAAACGTCGAACGTTTTTCGAATATTTCGTGTTTCGTCTTTAGTGACCTTAATATGTGAGCCAGTGGGACCCACTTTGGATCTTTGTCCCCTTTTCCTTCCCCCTACCCATGAGTCCCCCTTCCTTctattatttctgaaaatatctccccctctctctctaagctctctttcatttctcttctctctctctctctctctctaaccttcTCTCTCCGGGAAGgcaacacacaaacaacaacaacactcCAACCACCGTCCAAACCAAGAGCACCACGAGCTTCGTCTCATCCTCACGAGCCCAGAACACCCAAACTCACCTCGAACTTCCTTCCGGATCGTTAGGATCCAAATTCAAGTCGGGCCGCAACCTTTCAGGCCAATTTTCGGGCAAACTATGGAGAGTTAGCCATCAagaaagataccattctcttcatctcgttgaaaagtatgattttcgtttttgaatcactcaatttcgttgagtattgacaaagttatgaacgtttaaagtttacctagaAATCCGACGAGTTCCCCAGTTTTTCTGCTAATCAGTCacttttcaagccattttccggccatctctaGAAACCATTGAGCTTCCAAATGGGTACAATCTTATTCTCCATTTTCTAGCttcgttttgatatattatgggttgaatttggttagGAAACAAAGAAGTtacgaaactttgaaaattgcccaaatttTCGACCAAAAACCTCGTTTCCGGCGATCAGGTTGACcagtcaacgttgactttttcAAGTTTCGCCGAGGACCTCTCCTAGACTAATTATGACGACCTGATTCCAAATCCGCGCttcgttttcccaaatttaatcattttagtagagttttattaaatggtccctttatgtgcttaggtgcgtttGTTAGTGGCATTTCCGTCCTACCTAGTTCAAACAGCTATTTGGCAAcagagtatctgtgagtggaccctttcCAAAATGCTTGTTTTAACtactagaaatgcatacatgaaaaacatgattttatgactacgttttatgaaagtttATGAGTTATcagatttacactttatgaaatatcatgctttatcaAATTTACGCTTATTAAGatatttatgaatatgatttatgatatgatgtttgagctattggGCTCCGATGAGATATATTTTGAAATGATTATGTTCACAATTTTATGTGCTTACTTAGTGGATATTCATACATATGTGCCTTCGggcggaagatatttatatatgccttcgggcgGCGATGTAGGGCCTCCAGGcaaatgatatttatatatgccttcgTACGAGCAATGTAGGGCCTACGGGCGGAAgatttatatatgccttcaGGTGGGCGATGTAGGGCATTCGGGGCAATTGtgataccactactaagcacactTCATATGATATAAGTTTTATGataggttttatggcatgctagggttttcggaaaaaccTATTACTACTTATGCGATATGAGTTTTCTAAACtgagggttagtatgttgaagAATAACTGTTTTAGCATTACGTATATATAAACttagtccactcatgttttgttttgctcccCCTCAAGACCTAGGAACGAGGCATACAACCCAAGCTACGAGGCATTCACATGTTAGTGAATTTGTGTCATCCTCTTTGCGTAGGACATCTCTTGTAATAACACCTTCTAAGATTCCTTCCGTTTGTACTTCGAATTAGTAGTATGCTCTAAACAGGTCATGTATTATCATTTTTAAATTGTTGGCAGTTGAATATTCTCCTTTGGTCCAGTGATCTGTACcttattactattattttttgttaaggTTTGTATTTGCATATTATATCGTGTGGTTACGTGCGAaaattatatgcatgttttatATGTTCTCTgtatatgcattcattaaatagcttgcgtcaccctcgggtgtcggccagcacgtggccATCTCGTTGTCATTCGGACATAGGGATCGAGGCACGTCACCTGGACTCGCGGGTCGGGGTGGATTTATGCAGTTCGAGCTGGGTACGAGGCGAgtccaaaaaatcaaaacataaaatggGTCGAGGCGGGACGAGTCCATGTAATTACCGGGGCAAGGCGGATAATAGATTTTGAGGAAACGGGCCCCCGGCCCGGACCATTTCCTAAGTCCTGACTTGTTTCTTCTAATTCCATCTTGAACAATGCACAACTCTTGCACATCGAAAAGTGTAGCTGAACTTGTaaagttaaaatattaatattatatgaaATCACCAAGACAGATGCTTGGTGTATAAGAAGCGACATCTGCTATTTTTCGTTGGAAAGTGAGAGAGTTAATGTCTTTTCACATCTGCTAGCTTGAGTTGGGAAGAGAGAAAGTTAATCTCTCCAAAAGAACCATTGGTTGAAGAAAAGTGGTTAATAACTTGATACTATCTTCAACCATGTGGTTGAAGAAGAGACTGGGTCATTGGCACCTGTGGCAGAGAGGCTCCGGAAGTGGCGAGCCACCAGATATTGGAGTCGTGGACCTTGGTATCGCAATTCCAGCACGATATCACTTAGTCTGATTTGCAGAAGATCCTAGTGGAAAGTCGGCAGAGCTCACAGATCTTCATCTCTCTCTTGATTGCAAAGGATGGAGAGTTAGCCTTCAGACGTTGTGGAAGACGACCTCAACGAGGGTCATCTCATGGCTCCCACATGTGcttgacaaaacaaaaaatgtacTTGGACCCGTGGAACAGGC of the Pyrus communis chromosome 1, drPyrComm1.1, whole genome shotgun sequence genome contains:
- the LOC137746722 gene encoding mitochondrial carrier protein CoAc1-like produces the protein MGSTQRSTLSTNVAELVDASQSARQEVSYIGSMPVYVRELIAGGAAGGFAKTAVAPLERTKILLQTRTEFRSLGVCQSLKKLFQHEGVRGFYKGNGASVVRIIPYAALHYMTYEQYRCWILNNYSALGSGPHIDLLAGAAAGGTAVLCTYPLDLARTKLAYQVVNTRGNFDYGMKGAHAQVAYKGIKDVLSSVYKEGGLRGLYRGVGPTLTGILPYAGLKFYIYEELKLHVPEEYERSIVMRLSCGALAGLFGQTLTYPLDVVRRQMQVENLRSSDHGGVRYRNTMAGLKYIIRNQGWKKLFSGLCVKLID